One Natronolimnobius sp. AArcel1 genomic region harbors:
- a CDS encoding MGMT family protein translates to MDEVTDAGIYARKSPYLDRYVQVGAASGRVLRVTFPETPEGDSEDEHPVLEQIFDYLEGVEEVSFDDVQIALTMPTDQRAVLEQVRQIPYGDQVGVETLARMTSGIDHQDDDDLILVRTALDENPAPILIPDHRVRDGPSAAPPAVEQKLRSLEGL, encoded by the coding sequence ATGGACGAGGTTACGGACGCCGGAATATACGCGCGCAAATCACCGTATCTCGACCGCTACGTACAGGTTGGGGCCGCAAGCGGGCGCGTACTCCGAGTCACATTCCCCGAGACACCCGAGGGAGACAGCGAGGACGAGCATCCGGTTCTCGAGCAGATCTTCGACTATCTCGAGGGTGTCGAGGAGGTTTCCTTCGATGACGTACAGATCGCATTGACCATGCCAACGGACCAGCGCGCGGTGTTAGAGCAGGTTCGCCAGATCCCCTACGGTGATCAGGTCGGCGTCGAGACGCTCGCCCGAATGACGTCAGGCATCGACCATCAGGACGACGACGACCTGATTCTGGTCCGGACGGCCCTCGACGAAAACCCTGCGCCAATCTTGATTCCTGATCACCGCGTCCGCGACGGCCCAAGCGCCGCCCCACCGGCGGTCGAACAGAAGTTGCGCTCGCTCGAGGGATTGTAA
- the trpC gene encoding indole-3-glycerol phosphate synthase, which translates to MNSETDLAPAVASILEAARTRAGGDEALDVDAQSLPDALERAEADGRVPVIAEVKPTSPTADGTREDDPVELAEAMVEGGAAAISVLTEPSHFGGSPEALERVREAVDVPVLRKDFVVREAQLDVVDADLLLLIVRFVDNLESLIEAARERGFQPLVEVHDRAELETALEAGAEIIGVNNRDLAKLEVDLETFESVAPEAPEDVTLIAESGISSPADVRRMREAGADALLVGSAIMDHGAADSDVTENTRRLTQTESAPTAADGDSED; encoded by the coding sequence ATGAACTCCGAGACGGACCTGGCGCCCGCGGTGGCGTCGATCCTCGAGGCGGCTCGCACGCGAGCGGGCGGTGACGAGGCACTCGACGTCGACGCGCAGTCGCTCCCCGACGCACTCGAGCGGGCCGAGGCGGACGGCCGCGTCCCCGTGATCGCGGAAGTAAAACCGACGAGTCCGACCGCAGACGGGACCCGGGAGGACGACCCCGTCGAACTCGCCGAAGCGATGGTCGAGGGCGGCGCAGCGGCGATTTCGGTGCTGACCGAACCGAGCCACTTCGGCGGCTCGCCCGAGGCACTCGAGCGCGTTCGCGAGGCCGTCGACGTGCCCGTCCTCCGCAAGGACTTCGTCGTTCGCGAGGCCCAGTTGGACGTCGTCGACGCCGACCTCCTCCTCCTGATCGTCCGATTCGTCGACAATCTCGAGTCCCTTATCGAGGCTGCCCGCGAGCGCGGCTTCCAGCCCCTCGTGGAGGTGCACGACCGCGCGGAACTCGAGACCGCACTCGAGGCAGGCGCGGAGATAATCGGCGTCAACAACCGGGATCTGGCGAAACTCGAGGTGGACCTCGAAACCTTCGAGTCCGTTGCGCCCGAAGCCCCCGAAGACGTGACCCTGATCGCCGAAAGCGGCATTTCTTCGCCCGCGGACGTGCGCCGGATGCGCGAGGCGGGCGCTGACGCCCTCCTGGTTGGCAGCGCCATCATGGACCACGGCGCGGCCGACAGCGACGTAACGGAGAACACGCGGCGACTGACGCAGACGGAGTCCGCCCCGACAGCCGCCGACGGCGACAGCGAAGACTGA